One Streptomyces sp. NBC_01217 genomic region harbors:
- a CDS encoding alpha/beta fold hydrolase — protein MAATVSFDVDSPNGPRTVSVAYERTGSGEPLLLLHGIGHHRQAWDPVMPVLAAERDVIAVDLPGFGASSALPDGVPYDLASVVPVLGAFCEKIGLDRPHVAGNSLGGLLALELGRTKLVRSVTALSPAGFWTESERRYAFGTLRAMWQGALSIPVPMIERLSRSAAGRAALTSTIYARPGRRSPGAVVAETVALREATGFHQTLAVGRGVTFTDDVPGLPVTIAWGSHDRLLLRRQGVRAKHAIPGARLVRLPGCGHVPMNDDPALVARVVLDTSS, from the coding sequence ATGGCCGCCACGGTCTCGTTCGACGTCGACTCACCGAATGGGCCTCGGACCGTGTCCGTGGCGTATGAACGGACTGGTTCCGGTGAGCCGTTGCTCCTGCTCCACGGTATCGGCCACCACCGTCAGGCCTGGGATCCGGTGATGCCCGTCCTGGCCGCGGAACGGGATGTGATCGCGGTCGACCTGCCCGGTTTCGGTGCCTCGTCGGCGCTGCCCGACGGTGTTCCGTACGACCTGGCGAGCGTGGTCCCGGTGCTCGGTGCGTTCTGCGAGAAGATCGGCCTGGACCGGCCGCATGTGGCGGGCAACTCACTCGGCGGTCTGCTGGCGCTGGAGCTGGGCAGGACGAAGCTCGTGCGGTCGGTGACCGCGCTGTCGCCCGCCGGTTTCTGGACGGAGAGCGAGCGTCGCTATGCCTTCGGAACGCTGCGGGCGATGTGGCAGGGCGCGTTGTCGATACCGGTGCCGATGATCGAACGGCTCTCGCGCAGCGCGGCCGGACGCGCCGCGCTGACCAGCACCATCTACGCCCGGCCCGGGCGCCGTTCACCCGGTGCCGTTGTCGCCGAGACCGTCGCCCTGCGCGAGGCGACCGGTTTCCACCAGACGCTCGCCGTCGGGCGGGGTGTCACGTTCACCGACGATGTGCCCGGACTGCCCGTGACCATCGCCTGGGGCAGCCACGACCGGCTGCTGCTGCGCCGGCAGGGAGTCAGGGCCAAGCACGCCATTCCCGGTGCCCGGCTGGTGCGGCTGCCCGGTTGTGGACACGTGCCGATGAACGACGATCCGGCGCTCGTGGCACGCGTCGTCCTCGACACCAGTAGCTGA
- a CDS encoding GntR family transcriptional regulator, producing the protein MGTTQLETVQEPKYWHLKTVLSEALDSDFAVGEILPNERELAARFGVARATLRQALEQLELEGRLQRRRGVGTTVAPPRVGVAVSTAQRDWSGGGTGEAWQPVDCTTAVAPASVAAVLDVDSDEPVHIVRRIRVTHGQAVAAELLYVPSSSVPELSAIDAPSGPARARSVLRELHRLGLDGQDRSVELGSARVDDAKELDRLPGAPVLVVTTRYLVSGGTAALSVATYRADTCRLTFGDSGDLEISHHSEERQAS; encoded by the coding sequence GTGGGGACCACGCAGCTGGAAACGGTGCAGGAGCCGAAGTACTGGCACCTGAAGACCGTGCTCAGTGAGGCACTCGACTCAGACTTTGCGGTGGGCGAGATCCTGCCCAACGAGCGCGAGCTCGCCGCCCGGTTCGGAGTCGCACGGGCCACGCTACGACAGGCTCTGGAACAGCTCGAACTCGAAGGCAGGCTGCAGCGCCGCCGCGGCGTCGGGACCACCGTCGCCCCGCCGCGCGTCGGCGTCGCCGTCTCCACGGCACAGCGCGACTGGTCAGGCGGGGGTACCGGCGAGGCATGGCAGCCCGTGGACTGCACGACGGCGGTCGCACCTGCGTCCGTGGCGGCCGTTCTTGACGTGGACAGCGACGAGCCGGTGCACATCGTCCGTCGCATCCGGGTCACCCACGGGCAGGCGGTCGCGGCGGAACTCCTGTACGTCCCGTCGTCGTCCGTGCCCGAACTCTCCGCGATCGACGCCCCGTCCGGGCCCGCACGGGCCCGCAGTGTCCTGCGCGAACTGCACCGCCTCGGCCTCGACGGCCAGGACCGTTCGGTGGAACTCGGCTCGGCGCGCGTGGACGACGCCAAGGAGCTCGACCGGCTTCCCGGCGCCCCCGTCCTCGTCGTCACCACCCGCTACCTCGTGTCGGGCGGCACCGCGGCGCTCTCCGTCGCCACCTACCGGGCCGACACCTGCCGCCTCACCTTCGGTGACTCGGGCGACCTGGAGATCAGCCATCACAGCGAGGAGCGCCAGGCCTCCTGA
- a CDS encoding RNA polymerase sigma-70 factor → MTADTATDVFEDNRPVLTGVAYRMLGRIADAEDVVQEAWLRWSSAPRDDVREPRAFLVRITTRLAIDRLRQVQSRREAYVGPWLPEPLVTDFGPAAPDTAEQAMLADSVSVAVLVVLESLSPLERAVFVLREAFGFPYAEIAATLDRAEAAVRQLAGRARRHVEERKPRYDVDPAQRRDLTERFLAAAAGGDIDELLSLLAPDVRLVGDSGGKSKAPLRIIESADKVGRFLFAVAHDQIPDLGFRFLELNGRPGVLVLAGGKPDSVFQVEIRGGLIQCVYIVRNPDKLTNLIAE, encoded by the coding sequence GTGACAGCCGACACCGCGACCGACGTCTTCGAGGACAACCGCCCCGTGCTCACCGGGGTCGCCTACCGCATGCTGGGCAGGATCGCCGATGCCGAGGACGTGGTGCAGGAGGCTTGGCTGCGCTGGTCGTCCGCACCGCGTGATGATGTACGGGAGCCGCGCGCCTTTCTCGTCAGGATCACCACCAGGCTCGCCATCGACCGATTGCGGCAGGTGCAGTCGCGGCGCGAGGCGTACGTCGGGCCGTGGCTGCCGGAGCCCCTCGTCACCGACTTCGGACCGGCCGCGCCCGACACCGCGGAACAGGCCATGCTCGCCGACTCCGTATCGGTCGCCGTGCTTGTCGTCCTCGAATCGCTGTCACCGCTGGAACGGGCCGTCTTCGTCCTGCGCGAGGCGTTCGGATTCCCGTACGCCGAGATCGCCGCCACCCTGGATCGCGCCGAGGCCGCGGTGCGGCAGCTCGCGGGACGTGCGCGACGCCATGTCGAGGAGCGCAAACCGCGCTACGACGTCGACCCGGCCCAGCGCCGTGACCTCACGGAGCGATTCCTCGCCGCGGCGGCCGGGGGCGACATCGATGAGCTGCTGTCCCTGCTCGCGCCAGATGTCCGGCTCGTGGGCGACAGCGGCGGAAAGTCCAAGGCGCCGCTGCGGATCATCGAAAGCGCCGACAAGGTCGGCCGCTTCCTCTTCGCCGTCGCCCACGACCAGATCCCGGACCTCGGTTTCCGGTTCCTGGAACTCAACGGTCGACCGGGCGTGCTGGTGCTCGCGGGCGGAAAACCCGATTCCGTCTTCCAGGTGGAGATCAGGGGTGGGCTCATTCAGTGCGTATATATCGTCCGTAATCCTGACAAGCTCACCAACCTGATCGCTGAGTAG
- a CDS encoding ROK family protein yields the protein MGRLTGGDPSLLRRINSAVVLHALRGAGSPTLTDLTRITGLSRPTVEGVMEGLFEAGLVVESVPDGGETRRQGRPARRFRFRAEAGHLLGIEIGPHRISALLSGLDGRIIGAGSREVSETACADERLDKVRAVVADVLRRTGVARSSLRAVGVGSPGIVEADGTVRLGTALPDWTGLALGERLRRSFRCPVLVENDANTAAVAEHWKGAATESDDIVFVLAGLSPGAGSLIGGRLHRGFGGAAGEIGALHLLGREATPEKLLSTTDTPLDPLDEPAVAAVFAEARHGDVRAQAAVERFIQRLVHDVAALVLALDPELVVIGGWAAGLDGVLDPLRRELARYCLRPPRVALSLLGEAAVATGALRLALDHVEEQLFAVEGTVTARR from the coding sequence GTGGGCCGGCTGACCGGTGGGGATCCGTCGCTGCTGCGACGGATCAATTCCGCGGTGGTACTGCACGCCCTCCGGGGCGCCGGCTCTCCCACCCTCACGGACCTGACCCGGATCACAGGTCTGTCCCGGCCTACGGTCGAGGGCGTCATGGAGGGGCTCTTCGAGGCCGGGCTGGTCGTGGAGTCGGTGCCCGACGGCGGGGAGACCCGACGCCAGGGGCGGCCGGCCCGCCGGTTCCGGTTCCGGGCCGAGGCCGGGCATCTGCTGGGCATCGAGATCGGCCCGCACCGGATCTCCGCACTGCTGTCGGGCCTGGACGGCCGGATCATCGGGGCGGGCTCGCGCGAGGTGTCGGAGACGGCCTGCGCCGACGAGCGGCTCGACAAGGTCAGGGCCGTGGTCGCCGACGTCCTGCGGCGCACCGGCGTGGCCCGGAGCAGTCTGCGCGCGGTGGGGGTCGGCAGCCCTGGCATCGTGGAGGCCGACGGGACCGTACGGCTGGGTACCGCGCTGCCGGACTGGACGGGTCTGGCGCTGGGTGAGCGGCTGAGGCGCTCCTTCCGCTGCCCCGTCCTCGTGGAAAACGACGCCAATACCGCGGCAGTCGCTGAGCACTGGAAGGGTGCGGCGACCGAGTCCGACGACATCGTGTTCGTCCTGGCAGGGCTGAGTCCGGGTGCCGGTTCGCTGATCGGCGGGCGGCTGCACCGCGGTTTCGGCGGTGCGGCGGGGGAGATCGGCGCGCTGCATCTCCTCGGCCGCGAGGCGACGCCGGAGAAGCTTCTGTCGACGACGGACACGCCGCTGGATCCGTTGGACGAGCCTGCCGTCGCCGCCGTGTTCGCCGAGGCACGGCATGGCGACGTCCGGGCGCAGGCGGCGGTCGAGCGGTTCATCCAGCGCCTGGTGCACGATGTCGCGGCGCTGGTGCTGGCGCTGGATCCGGAGCTGGTGGTGATCGGTGGCTGGGCGGCCGGGCTGGACGGTGTGCTGGACCCGCTCCGCCGCGAGCTGGCCCGCTACTGCCTCCGGCCGCCTCGGGTCGCGCTGTCGCTGCTCGGGGAGGCGGCGGTGGCCACGGGTGCCCTGCGGCTGGCTCTCGATCATGTCGAGGAGCAGCTCTTCGCGGTGGAGGGAACGGTGACGGCCCGCCGCTGA
- a CDS encoding ABC transporter permease — protein MSTTALLHSEWIKIRSVRSVIGSLIAVLLVTLAVTVLTSATVGQAEADNADAELLFNAFYALNFGQIAAIGFGATAISSEYLNGAQRISIAAVPRRNRFYVAKLTLVGALALVVGLAASFGAFLMGQMFMGKYAMDLGEPGALRAAFGGGLYLALMALFAAGLTVLLRSAVAVLSLLLPFVLIVSFVVGDVAGGAAQYLPDRAGQLVLHQNPEGSLGPWGGLAVTAAWAVAALLAGWWAIRHRDA, from the coding sequence ATGTCGACCACAGCACTGCTGCACTCCGAGTGGATCAAGATCAGATCGGTGCGGTCCGTCATCGGATCCCTGATAGCCGTCCTTCTTGTGACGCTTGCCGTCACGGTGCTCACATCCGCTACCGTCGGCCAGGCCGAGGCGGACAACGCGGACGCCGAGCTGCTCTTCAATGCCTTCTACGCATTGAACTTCGGCCAGATCGCGGCCATCGGCTTCGGGGCGACCGCGATCTCCTCCGAATACCTCAACGGCGCCCAGCGGATATCGATCGCCGCCGTGCCGCGCCGCAATCGCTTCTACGTGGCCAAGCTGACGCTCGTCGGTGCGTTGGCTCTCGTCGTCGGCCTCGCCGCCAGCTTCGGCGCCTTCCTGATGGGGCAGATGTTCATGGGGAAGTACGCCATGGACCTGGGGGAGCCGGGGGCCCTGCGGGCGGCCTTCGGCGGAGGGCTATATCTGGCCTTGATGGCCCTGTTCGCGGCCGGATTGACGGTACTGCTCCGAAGCGCCGTGGCCGTGCTCAGCCTGCTCCTTCCGTTCGTACTCATCGTCTCCTTCGTGGTCGGCGATGTCGCAGGTGGTGCCGCACAGTATCTGCCCGACCGGGCGGGACAGTTGGTGCTCCACCAGAACCCCGAAGGCAGTCTCGGACCGTGGGGCGGACTCGCGGTGACAGCGGCCTGGGCAGTAGCCGCCCTGCTGGCCGGCTGGTGGGCGATCCGGCACCGGGACGCATAG
- the mug gene encoding G/U mismatch-specific DNA glycosylase translates to MTPEELQAARDRTVPDVVAGGLRVLFCGINPSLMTGATGHHFAHPGNRFWPVLHRSGFTPRQLKPADQTELLRYGLGITNVVARATARADELSAEEFREGGQILAAKVEELRPRWLAVVWVTAYRTAFGRRTARIGPQDHTIGSTRVWALPNPSGLNAHWTAQTMAEEYGRLRASAECDDFSLSECL, encoded by the coding sequence ATGACACCCGAAGAGCTCCAGGCCGCCCGCGACCGCACCGTTCCCGATGTGGTCGCGGGCGGCCTGCGTGTGCTGTTCTGCGGAATCAACCCGAGCCTGATGACAGGGGCGACGGGTCATCACTTCGCCCACCCCGGCAACCGCTTCTGGCCGGTACTCCACCGGTCCGGATTCACTCCTCGGCAGCTGAAGCCGGCAGACCAGACCGAACTGCTGCGATACGGCCTGGGCATCACCAACGTGGTCGCCCGGGCCACCGCACGTGCGGACGAACTCTCCGCCGAGGAGTTCCGCGAGGGCGGACAGATCCTGGCAGCCAAGGTCGAGGAGCTGCGACCGCGATGGCTGGCCGTCGTCTGGGTCACCGCGTACCGCACGGCCTTCGGTAGACGAACTGCCCGGATCGGTCCTCAGGACCACACCATCGGCAGCACCCGCGTCTGGGCCCTGCCCAACCCCAGCGGCCTGAACGCCCACTGGACCGCCCAGACAATGGCGGAGGAGTACGGCCGCCTCCGCGCCTCCGCCGAATGCGACGACTTCAGCCTCTCCGAGTGCCTCTGA
- a CDS encoding ABC transporter ATP-binding protein produces the protein MTSIDVQELTKDYGTTRAVDSLTFSVRPGRVTGFLGPNGAGKSTTMRLVLGLDRPTGGTATIGGQSYAALDEPLRRVGALLDAQAAHGSRTARDHLLALAVSNGMGASRVEKVLEDAGLGEVGGTRIKTFSLGMRQRLGIAAALLGDPAVVMLDEPSNGLDPEGIIWIRELMKRLAREGRTVLVSSHLMNETSSFADHLVVLGRGRLLADMSMQEFLDSRSRPRARVRSTDPARLRGALVRKGFEPVQGDDGRWSIDGAKAGEVGAIAAAEGISVLELIDEQTTLEQAYLDLTADSTEFASAATSSTKRQEA, from the coding sequence ATGACCAGCATCGATGTCCAAGAGCTGACCAAGGATTACGGCACGACCCGCGCCGTGGACAGCCTTACGTTCAGCGTGAGACCCGGCCGCGTCACCGGCTTCCTCGGCCCCAACGGCGCGGGCAAGTCCACCACCATGCGCCTCGTTCTCGGCCTGGACCGGCCCACCGGCGGGACAGCCACGATCGGCGGGCAGTCCTATGCCGCGCTCGACGAACCGCTGCGCCGGGTGGGCGCCCTGCTCGACGCCCAGGCCGCCCACGGCTCGCGTACCGCGCGCGACCACTTGCTGGCCCTCGCGGTCAGCAACGGCATGGGTGCAAGCAGAGTGGAGAAAGTCCTTGAGGACGCAGGCCTCGGCGAGGTCGGTGGAACGCGCATCAAGACGTTCTCACTCGGCATGCGACAGAGGCTGGGCATAGCGGCCGCCCTGCTCGGCGACCCGGCGGTCGTCATGCTGGACGAACCGTCGAACGGGCTGGATCCGGAGGGCATCATCTGGATCCGGGAGCTGATGAAGAGGCTCGCCCGAGAGGGCCGCACGGTCCTGGTCTCCAGCCATCTGATGAACGAGACATCGTCTTTCGCGGACCACCTGGTGGTCCTCGGCCGGGGCCGGCTCCTCGCCGACATGTCCATGCAGGAATTCCTGGACTCCCGCAGTCGACCCCGGGCAAGAGTCCGCTCAACCGACCCCGCTCGGCTGCGCGGTGCTCTGGTCCGTAAGGGATTTGAGCCCGTGCAGGGCGACGACGGGCGCTGGTCGATCGACGGCGCGAAAGCGGGGGAGGTCGGTGCCATAGCAGCCGCCGAAGGCATTTCCGTCCTTGAACTCATCGACGAACAGACGACGTTGGAACAGGCGTATCTCGACCTCACCGCCGACTCCACGGAATTCGCGTCGGCAGCGACCTCGTCCACCAAGCGTCAGGAGGCCTGA
- a CDS encoding response regulator transcription factor: MPVTVLLVDDEPLVRAGLRAVLEAQPDIEVVGEAGDGAAVIPLLRQLRPDVVAMDVRMPLMDGIEATRVVLRTVPEPPKILVVTTFENDEYVYEALRAGADGFLLKRARPAEIVHAVRLVAEGESLLFPAAVRQLAAEYGTSKARAAMERASLTEREAAVLRLMARGLSNAEIAAKLVVGVETVKTHVSAVLAKLGARDRTQAVIAAYESGFVSPS; encoded by the coding sequence ATGCCGGTTACCGTGCTTCTGGTCGATGACGAACCTCTCGTCCGCGCGGGGCTGCGCGCGGTTCTTGAGGCGCAGCCCGATATCGAGGTGGTGGGTGAGGCGGGTGACGGCGCCGCGGTGATTCCATTGCTGCGTCAGTTGCGCCCCGATGTGGTGGCCATGGATGTCAGGATGCCACTGATGGACGGCATCGAGGCGACACGGGTGGTGCTGCGGACCGTGCCGGAGCCACCGAAGATCCTGGTGGTCACCACGTTCGAGAACGACGAGTACGTGTACGAGGCGTTGCGCGCCGGAGCGGACGGTTTTCTCCTCAAGCGTGCTCGGCCCGCCGAGATCGTGCATGCGGTGCGCCTGGTCGCAGAGGGCGAGTCGCTGCTGTTCCCGGCGGCGGTCCGGCAGCTCGCTGCCGAGTACGGCACGAGCAAGGCGCGGGCGGCGATGGAGCGGGCATCACTGACGGAGCGGGAGGCCGCGGTCCTCCGGCTGATGGCCCGTGGCCTGTCGAACGCGGAGATCGCCGCCAAGCTCGTGGTCGGCGTCGAGACGGTGAAGACCCATGTCAGCGCCGTATTGGCCAAGTTGGGTGCGAGGGACCGTACCCAGGCGGTGATCGCAGCGTACGAGTCCGGATTCGTCTCGCCGAGCTGA
- a CDS encoding sensor histidine kinase: protein MFRYLRRLATSATYTRWLHLLIPGAVCSVWLFISMDTPWLLALFAVPVGLLPGMRLAEGVQAQLLLTPAERGRSGAAISTTAAATWADRWRTVLWLEIRLLLALVIWFATVWLPATAVGLVLAATDVGPSNEWLVRGVEPHWWYALLAPLPILVLLAVVVASGELITAAARGLLGPSPVQRLTVLEERTEQLLERNRIARELHDSIGHALTVAVVQAGAARAAHDPEFTERALAAIEETGRDALDDLERVLRVLRESGTPVGQQPTLAEADRLLDSARGSGARIDADVSGPLEQVPGAVSREGYRILQESLTNVLRHSGAVPVRVRISVAKGRLELEVANPLTDSMGTRGGGSGLRGIRERAALLGGKAKTGPDDGEWRVHASLPLNGLG from the coding sequence ATGTTCCGCTATCTCCGCCGATTGGCCACCTCTGCCACCTACACCCGATGGCTGCATCTCCTCATCCCCGGAGCGGTCTGCAGCGTGTGGCTGTTCATCTCCATGGACACGCCGTGGTTGCTCGCGCTCTTCGCCGTGCCGGTGGGGTTGTTGCCCGGTATGCGACTGGCTGAGGGTGTTCAGGCACAGCTCCTGCTCACGCCCGCGGAGCGGGGCAGGTCCGGCGCTGCGATCTCCACAACAGCCGCCGCCACCTGGGCGGATCGCTGGCGAACGGTGTTGTGGCTGGAGATACGGCTGCTGCTCGCCCTCGTCATATGGTTCGCGACGGTGTGGCTGCCCGCGACGGCGGTTGGCCTCGTCCTCGCCGCAACGGACGTTGGTCCAAGCAATGAATGGCTGGTCCGCGGGGTGGAGCCGCACTGGTGGTACGCACTCCTCGCGCCTTTGCCCATCCTCGTGCTGCTGGCCGTTGTCGTCGCGAGCGGCGAGCTGATCACAGCGGCCGCCCGTGGGCTTCTCGGCCCTTCACCGGTGCAGCGGTTGACCGTTCTGGAGGAGAGGACCGAGCAGTTGCTGGAACGCAATCGCATAGCGCGGGAGCTGCATGACTCCATCGGGCACGCGTTGACGGTCGCGGTCGTGCAGGCAGGTGCGGCCCGGGCGGCCCACGATCCGGAGTTCACCGAGCGGGCACTCGCAGCGATCGAGGAGACCGGCCGGGACGCGCTCGATGATCTGGAGCGGGTGCTCCGTGTGCTGCGCGAGTCGGGAACGCCAGTGGGGCAGCAGCCGACGCTCGCGGAGGCGGACCGGCTCCTGGATTCCGCGCGTGGTTCGGGGGCGAGGATCGACGCGGACGTGTCCGGTCCGCTGGAGCAGGTTCCCGGGGCGGTCTCCCGCGAGGGGTATCGCATCCTTCAGGAGTCACTCACCAATGTGCTCCGTCACTCAGGGGCGGTTCCCGTCCGGGTACGAATCAGCGTCGCGAAGGGTCGCCTGGAGTTGGAGGTGGCCAACCCGCTCACCGATTCGATGGGCACGCGGGGTGGTGGGAGCGGTCTGCGAGGCATCCGTGAGCGGGCCGCGCTGCTGGGTGGAAAGGCCAAGACGGGTCCGGACGACGGCGAATGGAGGGTGCACGCCAGCCTTCCATTGAACGGCCTAGGCTGA